The following coding sequences lie in one Mus musculus strain C57BL/6J chromosome 11, GRCm38.p6 C57BL/6J genomic window:
- the Zrsr1 gene encoding U2 small nuclear ribonucleoprotein auxiliary factor 35 kDa subunit-related protein 1, which produces MASRQTAIPEKLSRKQYKAAMKKEKRKKRRQKMARLRALEAPPEEDDDVSANEELAERLLEIERQRLHEEWLLREEKAQEEFRIKKKKEEAARKQKEEQERQIKAEWEEQQKKQREEEEQKLQEKREREEAVQKMLDQAENERIWQNPEPPKDLRLEKYRPSCPFYNKTGACRFGNRCSRKHDFPTSSPTLLVKSMFTTFGMEQCRRDDYDSDANLEYSEEETYQQFLDFYHDVLPEFKNVGKVIQFKVSCNLEPHLRGNVYVQYQSEEECQAALSLFNGRWYAGRQLQCEFCPVTRWKVAICGLFEMQKCPKGKHCNFLHVFRNPNNEFREANRDIYMSPPAWTGSSGKNSDRRERKDHHEEYYSKSRSYHSGSYHSSKRNRESERKSPHRWKKSHKQTTKSHERHSSRRGREEDSSPGPQSQSHRT; this is translated from the coding sequence ATGGCATCACGGCAGACCGCGATTCCTGAGAAACTCAGCCGAAAACAATACAAGGCggcaatgaagaaggagaaaCGCAAGAAACGTCGGCAGAAAATGGCTCGGCTGAGAGCTCTGGAAGCCCCACCAGAGGAGGACGATGATGTTTCTGCTAACGAAGAACTTGCAGAGCGATTACTGGAGATAGAGCGGCAAAGATTACATGAAGAGTGGCTGCTGAGGGAGGAGAAGGCGCAAGAAGAAttcagaataaagaagaaaaaggaagaggccgctagaaaacagaaggaagaacaggagagaCAAATAAAGGCCGAGTGGGAAGAACAAcagaaaaaacagagagaggaggaggagcagaagctacaggagaagagagagagggaggaagcggTGCAGAAAATGCTGGACCAGGCTGAAAATGAGCGCATTTGGCAGAACCCGGAACCACCCAAGGATTTAAGGCTGGAGAAATATCGACCCAGTTGTCCCTTCTACAATAAAACGGGAGCGTGCAGATTTGGTAACAGATGTTCACGGAAACACGACTTTCCCACGTCAAGTCCCACCCTTCTTGTGAAGAGTATGTTTACAACGTTTGGAATGGAGCAGTGCAGAAGGGATGACTATGACTCAGACGCAAACCTGGAGTACAGTGAGGAGGAGACCTACCAGCAGTTCTTGGATTTCTACCATGACGTGCTGCCGGAGTTCAAGAACGTGGGAAAGGTGATTCAGTTCAAAGTAAGCTGCAACCTGGAACCTCATCTGCGGGGCAATGTGTATGTTCAGTACCAGTCGGAAGAAGAATGCCAAGCagccctctctctctttaatggAAGATGGTACGCAGGACGACAGCTCCAGTGTGAATTCTGTCCAGTGACCCGGTGGAAGGTTGCAATTTGTGGTTTATTCGAAATGCAAAAGTGTCCAAAAGGAAAGCACTGCAACTTCCTTCATGTGTTCAGAAATCCCAACAACGAATTTAGAGAAGCTAACAGAGACATCTACATGTCTCCTCCGGCTTGGACTGGCTCCTCTGGTAAAAACTCAgacaggagggaaaggaaggaccatcatgAGGAATACTATAGCAAGTCAAGAAGCTACCACTCTGGTTCATACCACTCCTCCAAGAGAAACAGGGAGTCCGAGAGGAAGAGTCCTCACAGGTGGAAGAAATCTCACAAACAGACAACGAAGAGTCATGAGAGGCACAGttcaagaagaggaagagaagaggacagCAGTCCAGGTCCACAAAGCCAGAGCCACAGAACCTGA